From Selenomonas sp. AB3002, one genomic window encodes:
- a CDS encoding A24 family peptidase — protein sequence MYAAIMCLALVLALWASEWIDSLYQREREILTFPEKVRASAFRLPLLVLGLGGMAIILSGEAMQVTEAAKRLLLAWFLLMTMVTDFEQHLIFDRMQMPFAVLALPFILLGGQFADHLLAALAGGGSFLILSLITKGAIGGGDIKLMSVLGLWLGTENLTRIAIGGFLLSGLVAMAMLLSRRWKRDERFAYSPYFSLIALALLLN from the coding sequence ATGTATGCAGCAATCATGTGTCTGGCTCTGGTATTGGCCCTCTGGGCTTCAGAGTGGATAGATTCATTATATCAGCGCGAGAGGGAAATACTGACATTCCCAGAGAAGGTGAGGGCGTCTGCTTTTCGCCTGCCGCTGCTTGTCCTGGGATTGGGAGGGATGGCAATCATTCTCTCGGGAGAAGCTATGCAGGTGACTGAAGCTGCCAAGCGATTGCTTCTTGCCTGGTTCCTGCTGATGACCATGGTAACGGATTTTGAGCAGCATCTTATCTTTGACAGGATGCAGATGCCCTTTGCAGTTCTTGCCCTGCCCTTTATTTTGCTGGGGGGGCAGTTTGCCGACCATCTGCTGGCGGCTCTGGCAGGCGGCGGGAGTTTTCTCATTTTATCGCTGATAACCAAAGGAGCCATAGGCGGGGGAGATATAAAGCTGATGTCTGTGCTGGGACTTTGGCTGGGAACCGAAAACTTGACGAGGATTGCCATAGGTGGATTCCTGTTATCTGGCCTTGTGGCTATGGCAATGCTGCTTTCAAGGCGGTGGAAGCGCGATGAGCGCTTCGCCTATAGTCCGTACTTCTCTTTGATTGCCCTGGCGCTGCTGTTGAATTGA
- a CDS encoding acyltransferase, which translates to MQENNPAASPRKPRLPAIEYIRGISMMGVIGIHVGSQYIGNPASNAHLTALFEIFTRFSVPIFFFISAFGLFYNLNLDNWSYSQFLKKRWKTVLIPYLVWSVFYLVHDSWLYGSALPSPLYFCGILFFGVAKYQLYFLVLLLWFYLLMPLWVKMVKKLDMLWLIFLLGLQVMFDYWSSFSEPLNLFVYSLPDDSLLKPFFMYRLNYWVMHYIFIFVLGGWLAVHIEAFQSFMQRRRALVTAGFFLSMASLLAYYYYLLGPQGYTQLEAINTAHQLCPAGIAYTICASLFFFTIFTYNNYPQWLKNLLHILGKHSYFAYLVHPLFIGYLALVLSKSGHLMTAGIALAFYCAVLCLSVATAAIMRKAGDKLPFINALTIGVYKKNK; encoded by the coding sequence ATGCAAGAAAATAATCCTGCCGCGTCCCCCAGGAAGCCGCGGCTGCCGGCCATCGAGTATATCCGGGGCATTTCCATGATGGGAGTCATCGGCATTCATGTGGGCTCGCAGTATATAGGGAATCCTGCCTCCAATGCACATCTGACGGCTCTTTTTGAGATTTTCACCCGCTTCAGCGTGCCAATCTTCTTCTTCATCTCCGCCTTCGGGCTGTTCTACAACCTGAACCTTGACAACTGGAGCTACAGCCAGTTCCTCAAGAAGCGCTGGAAAACCGTACTCATACCTTATCTGGTCTGGTCAGTCTTTTACCTTGTCCATGACAGCTGGCTTTACGGCTCGGCACTGCCCAGCCCCCTGTATTTCTGCGGCATCCTTTTCTTCGGGGTGGCAAAGTACCAGCTTTACTTCCTGGTGCTGCTCTTATGGTTCTACCTGCTCATGCCCCTTTGGGTAAAAATGGTGAAGAAGCTTGACATGCTCTGGCTGATCTTCCTCCTGGGCTTGCAGGTGATGTTCGACTACTGGTCCAGCTTCTCGGAGCCTTTGAACCTCTTTGTCTACAGTCTGCCCGATGACTCGCTCCTGAAGCCTTTCTTCATGTACCGGCTCAATTACTGGGTCATGCACTACATCTTCATCTTTGTGCTGGGCGGCTGGCTGGCTGTGCATATAGAAGCCTTCCAATCCTTCATGCAGAGGCGCCGCGCCCTGGTGACAGCGGGCTTCTTCCTCAGCATGGCTTCCCTGCTGGCCTATTATTACTATCTGCTTGGCCCTCAGGGCTATACCCAGCTTGAGGCCATCAACACCGCCCATCAGCTGTGCCCGGCAGGCATTGCCTACACCATCTGCGCCTCCCTGTTCTTCTTCACCATCTTCACTTACAACAATTATCCCCAGTGGCTGAAGAACCTGCTGCACATTTTAGGAAAACATTCCTACTTTGCCTATCTGGTCCACCCCCTCTTTATTGGGTACCTGGCACTTGTCCTGTCAAAGAGCGGGCACCTCATGACAGCAGGCATTGCCCTGGCCTTCTACTGTGCAGTCCTTTGCCTTTCTGTTGCCACAGCAGCCATCATGCGCAAAGCAGGCGATAAACTGCCTTTCATCAATGCCCTGACTATTGGCGTATACAAAAAAAATAAATGA
- a CDS encoding UbiX family flavin prenyltransferase: protein MRLVVGISGASGSLLGYHLLKSLREFPQVETQLIITEGARETLAWETNLKVEDFTALADVVYDNKNLAASISSGSYPTDGMIIVPCSMKTVAGIVAGFADNLLLRAADVCLKEERKLVLVPREMPLSRIHLRNLKEAADYGCTIVPPMLTFYNGADTLERQMDHIVGKVLARFGLSYGRFVPWQGK, encoded by the coding sequence ATGCGTCTGGTTGTAGGCATTTCCGGAGCCAGCGGCTCGTTGTTGGGCTATCATCTGCTCAAGTCTCTCAGGGAGTTTCCTCAAGTGGAAACCCAGCTCATCATCACGGAAGGTGCCAGGGAAACCCTGGCCTGGGAAACGAACCTCAAGGTGGAGGACTTCACGGCTTTGGCCGACGTGGTCTACGATAATAAAAATCTGGCCGCCAGCATTTCCAGCGGTTCCTATCCCACGGACGGCATGATCATCGTGCCCTGCAGCATGAAGACCGTGGCTGGTATCGTGGCAGGCTTTGCAGATAATCTGCTGCTAAGAGCCGCAGATGTGTGCCTCAAGGAGGAGCGCAAGCTGGTGCTGGTGCCACGGGAAATGCCCCTGTCCCGCATCCACCTGCGCAACCTCAAGGAGGCGGCAGACTACGGCTGCACAATAGTTCCGCCCATGCTGACTTTTTACAATGGGGCAGATACTCTGGAACGGCAGATGGATCATATTGTGGGCAAAGTGCTGGCAAGATTCGGTCTTAGCTACGGCAGATTCGTGCCCTGGCAGGGAAAATAG
- the recJ gene encoding single-stranded-DNA-specific exonuclease RecJ, with product MLKEWKRYEAVPEAQKLARELDVTELTAQALWHRGFRTAAEAETFLHPEKMPFHDPFLMKDMEAAVERIARAIRDREKIVVYGDYDVDGMTATSLLVHNLRALGAVTAYYIPDRKKEGYGFNLKALEKIADNGAGLLVSVDCGIASVEDVKAMGGILDIVITDHHLPGEVLPPALAVVNPHRADCPYPDKNLAGVGVAFKLCQGLWQRLKGEDFQGDLELAALGTVADIVPLVGENRKIVKAGLAKLQDSDFLGVRALVEVAGLEDKEITAGHIGFMLAPRLNAAGRLGSGLDGVRLLLSRDVEMSEKLAQELDALNGQRQSIEAEILSAAMAELKAGEEDPEDMAAIVVAGRGWNPGVIGIVASRLVEAYYKPTVVLSIQEDGVCKGSCRSIEGLHMYEALTACKEELLQFGGHEMAAGLSLKEEKIDDFRRALQAYAGRTLREEDYVPKVTVEFEMPPHEVTFQMIEELSLLEPYGMGNPKPAFGCRDMRGTEAQAIGAQKQHLRFQAGIEGQPVTALYWNHSDLAPIVNAEELDMVYTPAINEWNGRRSLQCFVESLAPAQKERRFPERETLAGIYRYLMELQKQQGRIPGGAEVLAAGFAARGEHISLYTFERALRIFQELGILHQDLEEKGYYLPPVAGKMDLEASPTFRRHR from the coding sequence ATGCTGAAAGAATGGAAAAGATACGAGGCGGTGCCTGAGGCCCAAAAGCTGGCCCGGGAGCTGGATGTGACGGAGCTCACTGCTCAGGCCCTCTGGCACAGAGGCTTCAGGACGGCGGCGGAGGCAGAGACTTTCCTGCACCCGGAGAAGATGCCCTTTCACGACCCCTTCCTGATGAAGGACATGGAGGCGGCAGTGGAGCGCATTGCCAGGGCTATCAGGGATAGAGAGAAAATCGTGGTTTATGGGGACTATGATGTGGATGGTATGACCGCCACTTCTCTTTTGGTGCACAATCTTCGTGCTCTGGGGGCTGTGACAGCCTATTATATACCGGACAGGAAAAAGGAAGGCTATGGCTTCAATCTGAAAGCTCTGGAGAAAATTGCCGACAATGGGGCAGGTCTCCTGGTCTCTGTGGATTGCGGCATTGCTTCCGTGGAAGATGTGAAGGCTATGGGAGGCATACTGGATATTGTCATCACTGACCACCATCTGCCAGGGGAAGTCCTGCCTCCTGCTTTGGCGGTGGTCAATCCCCATAGGGCTGACTGTCCCTATCCTGACAAGAATCTGGCCGGGGTAGGTGTGGCCTTCAAGCTCTGTCAGGGACTATGGCAGAGGCTGAAGGGGGAAGATTTTCAGGGGGACCTGGAATTGGCTGCCCTGGGAACCGTGGCGGATATAGTGCCACTGGTAGGGGAGAACCGCAAGATTGTCAAAGCAGGCCTGGCCAAACTGCAGGATTCGGATTTCTTAGGCGTGCGGGCTTTGGTGGAAGTTGCAGGTCTTGAGGATAAGGAAATAACTGCTGGCCACATTGGCTTCATGCTGGCTCCCCGGCTCAATGCAGCCGGGCGGCTGGGCAGCGGTCTGGATGGAGTGCGGCTGCTTCTGTCCAGAGATGTGGAGATGTCGGAGAAATTAGCTCAGGAACTGGATGCCCTCAACGGTCAGCGCCAGTCCATTGAGGCAGAGATCCTGTCAGCTGCCATGGCAGAGCTTAAGGCAGGGGAGGAAGACCCGGAGGATATGGCTGCCATTGTGGTGGCAGGCAGGGGGTGGAATCCCGGTGTCATAGGCATTGTGGCTTCCCGGCTGGTGGAGGCTTATTACAAGCCCACAGTGGTGCTTTCCATTCAGGAGGATGGAGTCTGCAAGGGCTCCTGCCGCAGCATTGAGGGGCTTCACATGTATGAAGCCCTCACTGCCTGCAAGGAGGAGCTGCTGCAGTTTGGCGGTCACGAGATGGCGGCTGGCCTTTCCCTCAAGGAGGAAAAGATAGATGATTTCCGCCGCGCCCTGCAGGCTTATGCAGGCAGGACTTTAAGGGAAGAGGACTACGTGCCCAAGGTCACAGTGGAATTTGAGATGCCTCCCCATGAAGTGACCTTCCAGATGATAGAGGAACTGTCCCTTTTGGAGCCCTACGGCATGGGCAATCCCAAGCCTGCCTTTGGCTGCCGGGATATGCGCGGTACCGAGGCTCAGGCTATCGGCGCCCAGAAGCAGCATTTGCGCTTCCAGGCGGGGATTGAGGGGCAGCCCGTCACGGCCCTTTACTGGAACCACAGTGACCTGGCTCCCATTGTCAATGCCGAGGAGCTGGACATGGTCTACACCCCTGCCATCAATGAGTGGAACGGGCGCAGGAGCCTTCAGTGCTTCGTAGAGTCGCTGGCTCCGGCCCAAAAAGAACGCCGTTTCCCGGAAAGGGAGACTTTGGCGGGGATTTACCGCTATCTCATGGAGCTGCAGAAGCAGCAGGGCAGGATTCCCGGCGGGGCTGAGGTGCTGGCTGCGGGCTTTGCTGCCAGAGGAGAGCATATCTCCCTTTATACCTTTGAACGGGCCTTGCGGATTTTCCAGGAATTGGGCATACTGCATCAGGATTTAGAGGAAAAGGGCTATTATCTGCCCCCGGTGGCAGGGAAGATGGATCTGGAGGCGTCGCCCACCTTCAGGCGTCACCGCTGA
- a CDS encoding DUF192 domain-containing protein, with protein sequence MKTMILSAENNSIEAKVADNFLARFLGLMGKKSLPEGQGLLLSPCSSIHMMFMNFPIDAVFLDNDYQIIKIVPHLRPWLGFTYCFTAQACLELPSGTANMLGWREGIKLTPLYNNS encoded by the coding sequence ATGAAAACCATGATACTCTCTGCAGAAAACAACTCTATAGAAGCCAAAGTGGCAGATAATTTCCTAGCCAGATTCCTGGGGCTGATGGGAAAAAAATCCCTTCCAGAGGGACAAGGCCTGCTCCTTTCCCCTTGCAGCAGCATTCACATGATGTTCATGAACTTTCCCATAGATGCTGTTTTCCTTGACAATGACTACCAAATCATAAAGATTGTCCCCCACCTCAGACCCTGGCTGGGCTTCACCTATTGCTTCACCGCCCAAGCCTGCCTGGAACTCCCCTCAGGTACCGCCAACATGCTGGGCTGGCGGGAAGGAATAAAGCTCACCCCGCTATACAACAACAGCTGA
- a CDS encoding MBL fold metallo-hydrolase, which translates to MALKIYTIPTAPIEENCYVAFDEESKEGFIVDPGNEAEKIFSRIQGEGIKVQAILLTHGHWDHIGAVEELRQKLGVQVHIHGDDAAMLTDSRQNLFAYMAGGTMEGEPADKVFREGAVFTCGSFSFKVIHTPGHTPGGCCFYSEEAGVLFSGDSLFAEEIGRCDFPGGSLRSLVGSLKEKILPLPEETKVYPGHGPATTVGWERVHNPYLS; encoded by the coding sequence GTGGCTCTGAAGATATATACCATTCCTACGGCACCCATTGAAGAAAACTGCTACGTGGCTTTCGACGAGGAAAGCAAAGAGGGCTTCATCGTGGACCCTGGCAATGAGGCAGAGAAGATTTTCTCCCGCATTCAAGGGGAAGGCATCAAGGTGCAGGCCATCCTGCTCACCCACGGTCATTGGGACCATATCGGCGCTGTGGAGGAGTTGCGGCAGAAGCTGGGAGTGCAGGTGCATATCCACGGTGATGATGCCGCCATGCTGACGGACAGCCGTCAGAACCTCTTTGCCTACATGGCAGGGGGCACTATGGAGGGAGAGCCTGCGGACAAGGTGTTCCGTGAGGGCGCGGTTTTCACTTGTGGCAGCTTCAGCTTCAAGGTTATCCATACCCCGGGACACACCCCTGGCGGCTGTTGTTTCTACTCTGAGGAGGCGGGAGTGCTCTTTTCCGGGGACTCCCTCTTTGCTGAGGAAATCGGACGCTGTGACTTCCCCGGCGGCTCCCTCAGAAGCCTGGTGGGCAGTCTCAAGGAAAAAATCCTGCCCCTGCCGGAGGAGACCAAGGTCTATCCGGGACACGGCCCTGCTACCACGGTAGGCTGGGAACGTGTGCATAACCCGTATCTTAGTTGA
- a CDS encoding bifunctional (p)ppGpp synthetase/guanosine-3',5'-bis(diphosphate) 3'-pyrophosphohydrolase → MNDKGKKPVTIEGIIASVQEYQPQADIDLIQRAYELAESAHRGQTRVSGEAYIIHPLHVAQILTELHLDDETVSAALLHDVVEDTIYTNEQMQEMFGEEVAMLIDGVTKLGRIQYKSKEEVQLENYRKMFLAMAKDIRVIMIKLADRLHNMRTLKYMREDKQKRIAKETIEIYAPLANRLGISNVKWELEDLCLRYLDPETYYDLVESVKQKRKERQTFIDDSIEQIKEKLSESNIKADISGRAKHFYSIYKKMKRDRKDISEIYDLSAVRVLVESVKDCYGVLGVIHAMWKPIPGRFKDYIAMPKSNGYQSLHTTVMTRGYPLEIQIRTFAMHQVSEFGVAAHWKYKETGKSVGAGSETDQKMSWLRQMVNLQQEYTDPKEYFEAMKVDIFSDEVFVFTPKGDVIDLPKGSIPIDFAYRIHTEVGHHCVGAKINGKLVPLETKLRNGDIVSVLTNKANGGPSRDWLNIVASSETRSKIRTFFKKEKREENIERGRELVKEEAKRLGYVPKELMKEDRLEQVAQKLNILTEDDLLAALGYGGVALHGIMMKLIELYKKDVKEATSPDVSKLLSELKQPPGSGDRNRKSSHGVLVEGESGLLVRLARCCNPIPGDPITGYITRGRGVSVHRSDCPNVMNDADFSRMIEVAWDIGLDKVYTVELEIICNDRSGMLAELLAVPSEMRMNIRSVNANPNRNNKTSTVILGLDVKNSSQVGQIMTRLRRVKDVYSVTRKIGGANKGGE, encoded by the coding sequence ATGAACGATAAAGGGAAGAAACCCGTAACCATAGAGGGCATCATTGCCTCTGTTCAGGAATACCAGCCCCAGGCGGATATTGACCTCATCCAGCGGGCTTATGAACTGGCAGAGTCTGCCCATAGGGGCCAGACCCGCGTTTCCGGTGAGGCCTATATTATCCACCCCCTGCATGTAGCCCAGATTCTCACGGAATTGCACCTTGATGATGAGACTGTCAGTGCGGCTCTCCTGCATGATGTGGTGGAGGACACCATCTATACCAACGAGCAGATGCAGGAAATGTTCGGCGAGGAAGTGGCCATGCTCATAGACGGCGTGACCAAGCTGGGACGCATCCAGTACAAGTCCAAGGAAGAGGTGCAGCTGGAGAACTATCGCAAGATGTTCCTGGCCATGGCCAAGGATATCCGGGTCATCATGATAAAGCTGGCGGACCGCCTGCACAATATGCGCACTCTCAAGTACATGCGGGAGGACAAGCAGAAGCGCATTGCCAAGGAGACCATAGAGATCTACGCGCCTCTGGCCAACCGCCTGGGCATTTCCAATGTGAAGTGGGAGCTGGAGGACCTTTGCCTGCGCTACCTTGACCCGGAGACCTATTATGACCTGGTGGAAAGCGTCAAGCAGAAGCGCAAGGAGCGCCAGACCTTCATTGACGACTCCATTGAGCAGATCAAGGAAAAGCTTTCAGAGAGCAATATCAAGGCGGATATCAGCGGCCGTGCCAAGCATTTCTACAGCATCTACAAGAAGATGAAGCGTGACCGCAAGGATATCAGCGAAATCTACGACCTTTCCGCCGTGCGCGTACTGGTAGAGAGCGTCAAGGACTGCTATGGCGTCCTGGGGGTTATCCATGCCATGTGGAAGCCTATTCCGGGCCGTTTCAAGGACTACATAGCCATGCCCAAGTCCAACGGCTACCAGTCCCTGCATACTACGGTGATGACCAGGGGGTATCCGTTGGAAATCCAGATCCGCACCTTTGCCATGCATCAGGTGTCGGAGTTCGGTGTAGCGGCTCACTGGAAGTATAAGGAAACCGGCAAGAGTGTGGGGGCCGGCAGCGAGACTGACCAGAAGATGTCCTGGCTCAGGCAGATGGTGAACCTGCAGCAGGAGTATACAGACCCCAAGGAATACTTCGAGGCCATGAAGGTTGACATCTTCTCCGACGAGGTGTTTGTCTTTACGCCTAAAGGCGACGTCATTGACCTGCCCAAGGGTTCCATTCCCATTGACTTTGCCTACCGCATCCATACGGAAGTGGGCCATCACTGCGTGGGGGCCAAGATCAATGGCAAGCTGGTGCCTTTGGAAACGAAGCTTCGCAACGGCGATATTGTTTCCGTCCTTACCAACAAGGCCAATGGCGGTCCCAGCCGTGACTGGCTGAACATCGTGGCATCTTCCGAGACCCGCAGCAAGATCCGCACCTTCTTCAAGAAGGAGAAGCGGGAGGAGAATATCGAGCGTGGCCGGGAACTGGTGAAGGAAGAAGCCAAGCGTCTGGGCTATGTGCCCAAGGAGCTCATGAAGGAAGACCGGCTGGAGCAGGTGGCCCAGAAGCTCAATATCCTGACGGAAGATGACCTGCTGGCGGCTTTGGGCTACGGCGGGGTGGCTCTCCACGGCATCATGATGAAGCTCATCGAGCTTTATAAGAAAGATGTGAAGGAGGCCACTTCGCCTGATGTGTCCAAGCTGCTGTCTGAGCTCAAGCAGCCGCCCGGCAGTGGAGACAGGAACAGGAAATCCAGCCACGGAGTGCTGGTGGAGGGGGAAAGCGGCCTCCTGGTGCGTCTGGCCCGCTGCTGCAACCCCATTCCTGGTGACCCCATCACGGGCTATATCACCCGCGGCCGCGGCGTATCCGTACACCGCTCAGATTGTCCCAACGTCATGAATGATGCGGATTTTTCCCGCATGATCGAGGTGGCCTGGGATATTGGCCTTGACAAGGTCTACACAGTAGAGCTGGAGATTATCTGCAATGACCGCAGCGGCATGCTGGCTGAGCTGCTGGCTGTGCCCTCTGAGATGCGCATGAATATCCGCAGCGTCAATGCCAATCCCAACCGCAACAACAAGACGTCCACGGTGATTCTGGGGCTGGATGTGAAGAACTCCAGCCAAGTGGGGCAGATCATGACCCGCCTGCGCCGGGTGAAAGACGTCTACAGCGTCACCCGCAAGATTGGCGGGGCAAATAAAGGAGGAGAGTAA
- a CDS encoding ASCH domain-containing protein, translating into MMALNFQASKHKKMLMERTKTCTVRLGDVSNLYPEGAVVWITVGKKGEPKHKLYSAYLDKVRVKTMGTLTSNDLGHQNPEINSREELIADFERIYKRRILPEDTVTVIYFTEVHEDM; encoded by the coding sequence ATGATGGCACTCAACTTCCAGGCATCAAAGCACAAGAAGATGCTGATGGAACGCACCAAGACCTGTACCGTTCGTCTTGGAGATGTTAGCAACCTTTACCCTGAGGGAGCCGTGGTCTGGATTACCGTGGGCAAGAAGGGCGAACCCAAGCATAAGCTCTACTCGGCTTATCTGGACAAGGTCAGAGTCAAGACCATGGGCACCCTGACTTCCAATGACCTGGGGCATCAAAACCCGGAGATAAATTCCAGGGAAGAACTGATAGCTGACTTCGAGCGCATCTACAAACGCCGCATACTGCCTGAAGATACAGTGACGGTTATTTATTTTACCGAGGTACATGAGGATATGTGA